In Arsenicicoccus sp. oral taxon 190, the following are encoded in one genomic region:
- a CDS encoding spermidine synthase → MSDNGIRLDWVTGRAGRAATVMRDGHPQSFVDLDDPTVLAFEYVQHFAGVLDALPDGPLAVTHVGGAGLSLARYVEATRPGSPQIVLEPDAALTEVVRRELPLPRRHRIRVRPVDGRSGVAALRDASADVVVVDAYADGRVPPELGTVEFLTDVARVLSPGGVVLLNLADEPAGRYVAAVAAGASAAGLAGQCVVATHEVLKGRRFGNSVLVATAGVLDVDGIRRRAARSPFPTGVRSGAELAGRVRSVRALTDATAAADPDAASSPPPPTLGRWRLR, encoded by the coding sequence GTGAGCGACAACGGCATACGGCTCGACTGGGTGACCGGTCGGGCGGGTCGGGCCGCGACGGTGATGCGCGACGGGCACCCCCAGTCCTTCGTGGACCTGGACGACCCGACGGTGCTCGCCTTCGAGTACGTCCAGCACTTCGCGGGGGTGCTCGACGCGCTGCCCGACGGGCCGCTCGCGGTCACGCACGTCGGTGGGGCCGGGCTGTCCCTGGCGCGCTACGTCGAGGCGACCCGGCCGGGCTCGCCGCAGATCGTGCTCGAGCCGGACGCCGCGCTCACCGAGGTGGTCCGGCGCGAGCTGCCGCTGCCGAGACGGCACCGGATCCGGGTGCGGCCGGTCGACGGGCGGTCCGGCGTCGCGGCGCTGCGGGACGCCTCCGCGGACGTCGTCGTCGTCGATGCGTATGCCGACGGCCGCGTCCCGCCCGAGCTCGGGACGGTGGAGTTCCTGACCGACGTGGCCCGGGTGCTGTCGCCCGGTGGGGTGGTCCTGCTCAACCTGGCCGACGAGCCCGCGGGACGCTACGTCGCGGCCGTGGCCGCCGGTGCGTCCGCCGCCGGGCTGGCCGGGCAGTGCGTGGTGGCGACGCACGAGGTGCTGAAGGGGCGACGGTTCGGCAACTCGGTGCTGGTGGCGACCGCGGGGGTGCTGGACGTCGACGGGATCCGGCGGCGCGCGGCGCGCTCACCCTTCCCGACCGGGGTGCGCTCGGGCGCCGAGCTGGCCGGCCGGGTGCGGTCGGTGCGGGCGCTGACCGACGCGACGGCCGCCGCGGACCCGGACGCCGCGTCCTCGCCGCCGCCCCCCACCCTCGGCCGGTGGCGGCTGCGCTGA
- the purD gene encoding phosphoribosylamine--glycine ligase gives MKVLVIGTGAREHALVHALAQDSAVETVVAAPGNPGIDQVALCRDLPTGMTDGAAVADLAVELGVDLVVIGPEAPLVAGVADTVRQRGVAVFGPSAAAAQLEGSKAFAKEVMAAAGVPTALAHVCTTEDEVAAALDGFGAPHVVKDDGLAAGKGVIVTDDRAAALDHARACLAKAGGRVVVEEFLDGPEASLFCICDGETVVPLALAQDFKRVGDGDAGPNTGGMGAYSPLDWAPEGLVADVVARVAQPTIEEMARRGTPFVGVLYVGLALTSRGPRVVEFNARFGDPETQVVLARLATPLGAVLWSAAVGTLDELAPLQWRDEAAVTVVVASEGYPEAPVTGRPISGVVDVRDASVLHAGTALDAEGLLVSAGGRVLSVVALGRDLAEARERAYAAVERIELPGSHHRTDIALAAQRGQISC, from the coding sequence GTGAAGGTACTCGTCATCGGCACCGGTGCCCGTGAGCACGCCCTCGTCCACGCCCTGGCCCAGGACTCCGCCGTCGAGACGGTCGTCGCGGCCCCCGGCAACCCCGGCATCGACCAGGTGGCGCTGTGCCGCGACCTGCCGACCGGTATGACGGACGGGGCTGCGGTCGCCGACCTCGCCGTCGAGCTGGGCGTCGACCTCGTCGTGATCGGCCCCGAGGCGCCGCTCGTCGCCGGCGTGGCGGACACGGTGCGGCAGCGCGGCGTCGCGGTCTTCGGGCCCAGCGCGGCGGCCGCGCAGCTCGAGGGCTCCAAGGCCTTCGCCAAGGAGGTCATGGCGGCGGCGGGCGTGCCGACGGCGCTCGCCCACGTGTGCACCACCGAGGACGAGGTGGCGGCCGCGCTCGACGGCTTCGGTGCCCCCCACGTCGTCAAGGACGACGGGCTCGCCGCGGGCAAGGGCGTCATCGTGACCGACGACCGGGCGGCCGCCCTGGACCACGCCCGGGCCTGCCTGGCCAAGGCGGGCGGGCGCGTGGTCGTCGAGGAGTTCCTCGACGGGCCCGAGGCCAGCCTCTTCTGCATCTGCGACGGCGAGACCGTCGTGCCGCTGGCCCTGGCCCAGGACTTCAAGCGGGTCGGGGACGGCGACGCCGGCCCCAACACCGGTGGCATGGGCGCCTACTCGCCGCTGGACTGGGCCCCGGAGGGCCTCGTCGCCGACGTGGTCGCCCGGGTCGCGCAGCCGACCATCGAGGAGATGGCCCGCCGCGGCACACCGTTCGTGGGAGTGCTCTACGTCGGGCTCGCCCTCACCTCGCGGGGGCCGCGGGTCGTGGAGTTCAACGCGAGGTTCGGCGACCCCGAGACGCAGGTCGTGCTGGCGCGGCTGGCCACGCCGCTCGGCGCGGTGCTGTGGTCCGCCGCCGTCGGCACCCTCGACGAGCTGGCCCCCCTGCAGTGGCGCGACGAGGCGGCGGTGACCGTCGTCGTGGCCTCCGAGGGATACCCCGAGGCCCCGGTCACCGGGCGCCCCATCAGCGGCGTGGTGGACGTGCGCGACGCGTCGGTGCTCCACGCCGGCACCGCCCTGGACGCCGAGGGGCTGCTCGTGAGCGCCGGCGGCCGGGTGCTGTCGGTCGTCGCGCTCGGCCGCGACCTCGCCGAGGCCCGCGAGCGCGCCTACGCCGCGGTCGAGCGCATCGAGCTGCCCGGCTCCCACCACCGCACCGACATCGCCCTGGCTGCCCAGCGCGGCCAGATCTCCTGCTGA
- a CDS encoding phosphoribosylaminoimidazolesuccinocarboxamide synthase has protein sequence MTTPHPSNSPSPSPNHSPSPSPSPSLPGYQHLYSGKVRDLYAPLDAQGRPREDQLLLVASDRISAYDFVLDTPIPDKGTVLTQLSLWWFEQLADILPNHVVSAEVPEAVAGRAVLVERLEMVPVECIGRAYLTGGGLEEYSSTGSVCGVPLPPGLTDGSPLPAPIFTPTTKAPVGEHDQPMTHAEVEQLVGAPLARRLAELTTRILARGNEIARDRGIILADTKVEFGMRGGSAAPSGAAASEASTASPDDVELVLADEVLTPDSSRFWPAASWEPGHPQESYDKQYVRDWLTSPASGWDRRSGEQPPALPDEVVERTRAKYVEAYETLTGRRFQA, from the coding sequence ATGACCACGCCCCACCCCAGCAACAGCCCAAGCCCGAGCCCCAACCACAGCCCGAGCCCCAGCCCCAGCCCCAGCCTTCCTGGCTACCAGCACCTCTACTCCGGCAAGGTCCGCGACCTCTACGCCCCGCTGGACGCCCAGGGCCGCCCCCGCGAGGACCAGCTGCTGCTCGTCGCCAGCGACCGGATCTCCGCCTACGACTTCGTGCTCGACACCCCCATCCCCGACAAGGGCACGGTGCTGACCCAGCTCAGCCTGTGGTGGTTCGAGCAGCTGGCCGACATCCTGCCCAACCACGTGGTCAGCGCCGAGGTCCCCGAGGCCGTCGCCGGCCGCGCGGTGCTGGTCGAGCGGCTCGAGATGGTGCCGGTGGAGTGCATCGGCCGCGCCTACCTCACCGGCGGCGGCCTGGAGGAGTACTCCTCCACCGGGTCCGTCTGCGGCGTCCCGCTGCCGCCCGGCCTGACCGACGGCTCGCCGCTGCCCGCCCCGATCTTCACCCCTACCACCAAGGCCCCCGTCGGGGAGCACGACCAGCCGATGACCCACGCCGAGGTCGAGCAGCTCGTCGGAGCCCCGCTGGCCCGCCGGCTCGCCGAGCTGACGACGCGGATCCTGGCGCGGGGCAACGAGATCGCCCGCGACCGCGGGATCATCCTGGCCGACACCAAGGTGGAGTTCGGGATGCGCGGCGGGTCCGCCGCTCCTTCGGGGGCTGCAGCGTCCGAAGCGTCCACAGCGTCCCCTGACGACGTGGAGCTGGTCCTCGCCGACGAGGTGCTCACCCCCGACTCGAGCCGCTTCTGGCCGGCCGCGTCGTGGGAGCCGGGCCACCCGCAGGAGTCCTACGACAAGCAGTACGTCCGTGACTGGCTCACCTCCCCGGCCTCGGGCTGGGACCGCCGCTCCGGCGAGCAGCCCCCGGCGCTGCCGGACGAGGTCGTCGAGCGCACCCGCGCCAAGTACGTCGAGGCCTATGAGACGCTCACCGGGCGCCGCTTCCAGGCCTGA
- a CDS encoding sterol carrier family protein → MPPRRRVPVTQGREALAAWQADPAAPRPVVATAVRYTLEELGVRQPGRSVEVRVPPFGAVQCVAGPVHTRGTPPSTVETDSGTWLEVATGTLAWDDAVAAGRVRASGQRSSLAPYLPLT, encoded by the coding sequence ATGCCGCCCCGTCGCCGTGTCCCCGTCACCCAGGGCCGGGAGGCGCTCGCCGCCTGGCAGGCCGACCCCGCGGCGCCGCGCCCGGTCGTCGCCACCGCGGTCCGCTACACCCTGGAGGAGCTCGGGGTCCGCCAGCCCGGGCGGTCCGTCGAGGTGCGGGTCCCGCCCTTCGGCGCGGTGCAGTGCGTCGCCGGCCCGGTCCACACGCGCGGCACCCCGCCGAGCACCGTCGAGACCGACTCCGGCACCTGGCTGGAGGTCGCCACGGGCACCCTGGCCTGGGACGACGCGGTGGCCGCCGGCCGCGTCCGCGCGAGCGGCCAGCGGTCCTCGCTGGCCCCCTACCTGCCCCTCACCTAG
- a CDS encoding zinc-dependent alcohol dehydrogenase family protein produces MRATMIHAPRDIRLEQADDPSVLAPTDAVIRVVRSCICGSDLWPYRGVNPTDEPHPIGHEYVGVVEAVGDEVRSVRAGEFVVGGFTYSDNTCEICREGVQSACVQVGYYGSPDRAGLPVGGCQAEYLRVPLADGTLVATPEMPSDDLLPSLLTLSDVMATGWHAAVSAGVREGSTVAVVGDGAVGLCGVLAARELGAERIIAMSRHEARQQIARDFGATDVVAERGDEGAARVHELTGGFGAHAVLECVGTKDSMAQAFASARPGGMVGFVGVPHGGEAPMERMFRKNIGLRGGMAPVRAYLPDLLGRVLDGRIDPGRVFDLTLPLDDVAEGYRAMDERRATKVLLTP; encoded by the coding sequence ATGAGAGCAACGATGATCCACGCCCCCCGGGACATCCGCCTCGAGCAGGCCGACGACCCGTCCGTGCTGGCGCCCACCGACGCCGTGATCCGCGTGGTGCGCTCCTGCATCTGCGGCTCCGACCTGTGGCCCTACCGCGGCGTCAACCCGACGGACGAGCCGCACCCCATCGGGCACGAGTACGTCGGCGTCGTCGAGGCCGTCGGCGACGAGGTCCGCTCGGTGCGGGCCGGGGAGTTCGTGGTGGGCGGGTTCACGTACTCCGACAACACCTGCGAGATCTGCCGCGAGGGCGTCCAGAGCGCCTGCGTGCAGGTCGGCTACTACGGGTCCCCCGACCGCGCCGGGCTGCCGGTGGGCGGCTGCCAGGCGGAGTACCTCCGGGTGCCGCTCGCCGACGGCACCCTCGTCGCCACCCCCGAGATGCCCTCGGACGACCTGCTGCCCTCGCTGCTGACCCTCTCGGACGTCATGGCCACCGGGTGGCACGCGGCGGTGTCCGCGGGGGTGCGCGAGGGGTCAACCGTGGCGGTCGTCGGCGACGGCGCTGTGGGGCTGTGCGGCGTGCTCGCGGCGCGGGAGCTGGGCGCCGAGCGGATCATCGCGATGTCCCGGCACGAGGCCCGCCAGCAGATCGCCCGCGACTTCGGGGCGACCGACGTCGTGGCCGAGCGCGGCGACGAGGGCGCCGCCCGCGTGCACGAGCTGACCGGCGGCTTCGGGGCCCACGCGGTGCTCGAGTGCGTCGGCACGAAGGACTCCATGGCGCAGGCCTTCGCGTCGGCGCGGCCGGGCGGCATGGTCGGTTTCGTCGGGGTGCCGCACGGCGGCGAGGCCCCGATGGAGCGGATGTTCCGCAAGAACATCGGGCTGCGCGGCGGCATGGCCCCGGTCCGCGCCTACCTGCCCGACCTGCTCGGGCGGGTCCTCGACGGCCGCATCGACCCGGGCCGGGTCTTCGACCTGACGCTGCCGCTGGACGACGTGGCCGAGGGCTACCGCGCCATGGACGAGCGCCGCGCCACCAAGGTGCTGCTCACGCCGTGA
- the purL gene encoding phosphoribosylformylglycinamidine synthase, with protein sequence MPSPDHVLTVVEGGRALSDFRTAGLLARVQAVVPQVTGLEARHVHWVASESALTPAETATLERLLTYGDPATGPARGTLVVVAPRLGTVSPWASKATDIAHSCGLDVARVERVTEVWLAGPELSDADWVACAAVLHDRMTETVLASRAEAAALFATRPAEPMEHVDVLGAGREALLEADVRFGLALSEDEVDYLVEAFTGLRRNPTDVELMMFAQANSEHCRHKIFNADFVIDGEPQGRSLFGMIRHTEEVNGQGTVVAYADNASVMEGGRRVRWLPDSQDGPGVYGPVEDDVHVLMKVETHNHPTAISPFPGAATGAGGEIRDEGATGRGSAPKAGLSGFAVSNLHLPGTDEPWERSPYGAPSHLASPLQIMVEGPIGAAAFNNEFGRPVLGGFFRVYEQTVDGVRRGYHKPIMSAGGLGTISASQTAKVTFEPGTLLVQLGGPGMRIGMGGGAASSLAAGANAAELDFDSVQRGNPEIERRAQEVITHCWALGDDNPILAIHDVGAGGLSNAFPELVDGAGLGARFDLAAVPLEESGLAPKEIWCNESQERYVVAIAPSSLSLLASLADRERCPWAVVGVATDDGQLRLTDDRLDDDLAQPVEQRAIDMPMEVLLGKPPRMTRDVSRVDRQGDSLDVDALDVREAAYAVLRHPTVASKRFLVTIGDRTVGGLTHRDQMVGPWQVPVADVAVTLGDLVGLAGEAMASGERMPLAAIDAPASGRMAVGEAITNLIAAPVDLPRVKLSCNWMAACGEEGEDAALYDTVEAVAMELCPALGIGVPVGKDSLSMRTRWTAEAGEARQVTSPVSLVVTAFASLDDVRGTLTPLVLPGLALVLVDLGDGADRLGGSVLAQVNDRFGTQVPDLDDPSRLVALASAVAELRAEGLVTAYHDRSDGGLWATACEMAFASAQGLELEVPSVAALFAEELGAVLGCRAEDADRVVAVLDSHGLGGLTTVAGRTLEERRVRVLGPDREPLLDEPLRDLAQAWDEVSWRIARLRDDPACADEEHAAVGAPVTGLVVAPSFDPGDDVAAAYVHRGARPRVAILREQGVNSHVETAFAFDRAGFETLDVHMTDLQAGRFSLTDVVGLVAAGGFSYGDTLGAGAGWARSVLLDPRLTDQFREFFTRTDTFGLGICNGCQMFGELAELVPGAEAWPRWSRNRSEQYEARLSQVEVLDSPSLFFDGMAGSLLPIAVAHGEGRADFSRHGSETDVVRALRYVDGAGAPATTYPTNPNGSPGGLTAVTTPDGRFTAMMPHPERVQRNAQMSWTDGPVDEASPWLRMFRNARRALG encoded by the coding sequence ATGCCCTCGCCCGACCACGTCCTCACCGTCGTCGAGGGGGGCCGGGCCCTGTCGGACTTCCGGACCGCCGGACTCCTCGCCCGGGTGCAGGCCGTCGTCCCGCAGGTGACCGGGCTGGAGGCGCGGCACGTCCACTGGGTGGCCAGCGAGAGCGCGCTCACCCCCGCCGAGACCGCCACCCTGGAGCGGCTGCTCACGTATGGCGACCCCGCCACCGGCCCCGCCCGCGGCACCCTCGTGGTCGTCGCCCCCCGGCTCGGGACGGTCTCGCCGTGGGCGTCCAAGGCCACCGACATCGCGCACAGCTGCGGCCTGGACGTGGCCCGGGTCGAGCGGGTCACCGAGGTGTGGCTGGCCGGTCCCGAGCTGTCCGACGCCGACTGGGTGGCGTGCGCGGCGGTGCTGCACGACCGGATGACCGAGACGGTGCTCGCGTCCCGGGCCGAGGCGGCGGCGCTCTTCGCCACCCGCCCGGCCGAGCCGATGGAGCACGTCGACGTGCTGGGCGCCGGGCGCGAGGCGCTGCTGGAGGCCGACGTGCGCTTCGGGCTGGCGCTGTCCGAGGACGAGGTCGACTACCTCGTCGAGGCGTTCACGGGGCTGCGGCGCAACCCGACCGACGTCGAGCTGATGATGTTCGCCCAGGCCAACTCCGAGCACTGCCGGCACAAGATCTTCAACGCCGACTTCGTGATCGACGGTGAGCCGCAAGGGCGTTCGCTCTTCGGGATGATCCGGCACACCGAAGAGGTCAACGGCCAGGGCACCGTCGTCGCCTATGCCGACAACGCCTCGGTGATGGAGGGCGGACGCCGCGTGCGGTGGCTGCCGGACTCCCAGGACGGCCCCGGGGTCTACGGCCCGGTCGAGGACGACGTGCACGTCCTGATGAAGGTCGAGACCCACAACCACCCGACCGCCATCTCACCCTTCCCGGGCGCGGCCACGGGCGCGGGCGGGGAGATCCGCGACGAGGGTGCGACCGGGCGCGGCTCGGCCCCCAAGGCGGGGCTGTCGGGTTTTGCGGTCAGCAACCTGCACCTGCCCGGCACCGACGAGCCGTGGGAGCGCTCGCCGTATGGCGCACCCTCCCACCTGGCCTCGCCGCTGCAGATCATGGTCGAGGGGCCGATCGGGGCGGCGGCCTTCAACAACGAGTTCGGGCGGCCGGTGCTCGGGGGCTTCTTCCGGGTCTACGAGCAGACCGTCGACGGGGTGCGTCGCGGCTACCACAAGCCGATCATGAGCGCCGGCGGCCTCGGCACCATCTCGGCGTCGCAGACCGCCAAGGTCACCTTCGAGCCGGGCACCCTGCTGGTGCAGCTCGGCGGCCCGGGCATGCGCATCGGGATGGGCGGCGGCGCCGCCTCCTCGCTCGCCGCGGGCGCCAATGCCGCCGAGCTCGACTTCGACTCGGTGCAGCGCGGCAACCCCGAGATCGAGCGCCGCGCGCAGGAGGTCATCACCCACTGCTGGGCGCTCGGCGACGACAACCCGATCCTGGCGATCCACGACGTCGGCGCGGGTGGGCTGTCCAACGCCTTCCCCGAGCTGGTGGACGGCGCCGGGCTGGGCGCCCGCTTCGACCTCGCGGCGGTGCCGCTCGAGGAGAGCGGCCTCGCGCCCAAGGAGATCTGGTGCAACGAGTCGCAGGAGCGCTACGTCGTCGCGATCGCGCCCTCGTCGCTGTCGCTGCTCGCCTCCCTCGCTGACCGGGAGCGGTGCCCGTGGGCGGTCGTGGGCGTGGCCACCGACGACGGTCAGCTGCGGCTCACCGACGACCGGCTCGACGACGACCTGGCCCAGCCGGTCGAGCAGCGCGCGATCGACATGCCCATGGAGGTGCTGCTCGGCAAGCCGCCGCGCATGACCCGCGACGTGAGCCGGGTCGACCGACAGGGGGACTCGCTCGACGTCGATGCCCTCGACGTGCGCGAGGCGGCCTACGCCGTGCTGCGGCACCCCACCGTCGCGTCCAAGCGCTTCCTCGTCACCATCGGGGACCGGACCGTCGGCGGCCTCACCCACCGCGACCAGATGGTCGGGCCCTGGCAGGTGCCGGTGGCCGACGTCGCCGTGACCCTCGGCGACCTCGTCGGTCTCGCCGGGGAGGCGATGGCGAGCGGGGAGCGCATGCCGCTTGCGGCGATCGACGCCCCCGCCTCCGGCCGGATGGCGGTCGGCGAGGCCATCACCAACCTGATCGCGGCGCCCGTCGACCTGCCGCGCGTGAAGCTGTCGTGCAACTGGATGGCCGCGTGCGGCGAGGAGGGCGAGGACGCCGCGCTCTACGACACCGTCGAGGCCGTCGCGATGGAGCTTTGCCCGGCGCTCGGCATCGGGGTGCCGGTCGGCAAGGACTCGCTGTCGATGCGCACCCGGTGGACCGCCGAGGCCGGGGAGGCCCGGCAGGTCACGTCGCCGGTCTCGCTGGTGGTGACGGCCTTCGCGTCGCTGGACGACGTCCGCGGCACCCTCACCCCGCTGGTCCTGCCCGGGTTGGCCCTGGTCCTGGTCGACCTCGGTGACGGGGCCGACCGGCTCGGGGGTTCGGTGCTGGCTCAGGTCAACGACCGTTTCGGCACGCAGGTCCCGGACCTGGACGACCCCTCCCGCCTCGTGGCCCTGGCCTCCGCCGTCGCCGAGCTGCGGGCCGAGGGCCTGGTCACCGCCTACCACGACCGCTCCGACGGCGGCCTGTGGGCGACCGCGTGCGAGATGGCCTTCGCCTCGGCGCAGGGCCTCGAGCTCGAGGTGCCGTCCGTGGCGGCGCTCTTCGCCGAGGAGCTCGGCGCCGTGCTGGGCTGCCGCGCCGAGGACGCCGACCGCGTGGTCGCCGTGCTCGACTCCCACGGTCTCGGCGGCCTCACCACCGTGGCTGGCCGCACCCTCGAGGAGCGTCGGGTGCGGGTGCTCGGCCCCGACCGCGAGCCGCTCCTCGACGAGCCGCTGCGCGACCTCGCCCAGGCGTGGGACGAGGTGTCCTGGCGGATCGCCCGGCTGCGCGACGACCCCGCCTGCGCCGACGAGGAGCACGCCGCCGTGGGCGCCCCGGTCACGGGTCTGGTGGTGGCCCCCAGCTTCGACCCCGGTGACGACGTGGCGGCGGCATACGTGCACCGCGGCGCGCGCCCGCGCGTCGCGATCCTGCGCGAGCAGGGGGTCAACTCGCACGTGGAGACGGCCTTCGCCTTCGACCGCGCCGGCTTCGAGACCCTCGACGTGCACATGACCGACCTGCAGGCAGGGCGGTTCTCGCTGACCGACGTGGTGGGTCTGGTCGCGGCGGGCGGGTTCTCGTACGGCGACACCCTCGGCGCCGGGGCCGGCTGGGCCCGGTCGGTGCTGCTCGACCCCCGACTGACCGACCAGTTCCGCGAGTTCTTCACGCGCACCGACACCTTCGGGCTCGGCATCTGCAACGGCTGCCAGATGTTCGGCGAGCTCGCCGAGCTCGTCCCCGGCGCCGAGGCCTGGCCCCGCTGGTCGCGCAACCGCAGCGAGCAGTACGAGGCGCGCCTGTCCCAGGTGGAGGTCCTCGACAGCCCGTCGCTGTTCTTCGACGGGATGGCGGGGTCGCTGCTGCCGATCGCCGTGGCGCACGGCGAGGGCCGCGCCGACTTCTCGCGGCACGGCTCCGAGACCGACGTGGTCCGGGCGCTGCGCTACGTCGACGGCGCGGGCGCGCCCGCCACGACCTACCCGACCAACCCCAACGGGTCCCCGGGCGGGCTGACGGCGGTGACGACGCCGGACGGGAGGTTCACCGCGATGATGCCGCACCCCGAGCGGGTGCAGCGCAACGCCCAGATGTCGTGGACCGACGGCCCGGTCGACGAGGCGAGCCCCTGGCTGCGGATGTTCCGCAACGCCCGGCGGGCGCTCGGCTGA
- a CDS encoding protein-L-isoaspartate O-methyltransferase family protein: MDPVAAAFAATGRAGFLPPGAGDPTLDAPIPIGHGQTNSQPSTVAAMLRLLDVRAGQRVLDVGSGSGWSTALLAHLVGPTGVVTGVEIEPDLVERGARNLAATGQPWATITAALPGVLGLPDAGPYDRILVSAMPRRLPQQLVDQLATPGRLVIPVAGEMVLVERHRGGTRTSRHGYYRFVPLR, encoded by the coding sequence ATGGACCCGGTGGCGGCGGCCTTCGCCGCGACCGGGCGGGCAGGCTTCCTCCCGCCCGGCGCCGGTGACCCGACGCTGGACGCCCCGATCCCGATAGGCCACGGCCAGACCAACTCCCAGCCGAGCACCGTCGCGGCGATGCTGCGCCTGCTCGACGTCCGCGCCGGTCAACGGGTCCTCGACGTCGGCTCCGGGTCGGGCTGGAGCACGGCCCTGCTCGCCCACCTCGTGGGACCCACCGGGGTCGTCACCGGCGTGGAGATCGAGCCCGACCTCGTCGAGCGGGGAGCCCGCAACCTCGCGGCCACCGGCCAGCCGTGGGCGACCATCACCGCGGCGTTGCCGGGAGTGCTCGGCCTGCCCGACGCCGGGCCCTACGACCGGATCCTGGTGTCCGCCATGCCGCGCCGGCTGCCGCAGCAGCTCGTGGACCAGCTGGCCACGCCCGGGCGGCTGGTCATCCCCGTCGCCGGGGAGATGGTGCTGGTCGAGCGGCACCGGGGCGGGACCCGCACCAGCCGGCACGGCTACTACCGGTTCGTGCCGCTGCGCTGA